Proteins co-encoded in one Streptomyces sp. NBC_01283 genomic window:
- a CDS encoding ABC transporter ATP-binding protein, whose protein sequence is MQLTVEALTSGYPGHTAAVDGVDLTIPSGQVAAIVGPNGCGKSTLLRSISRLHKPSSGTVRAGDEDVWQLTQRRAAHRIALLAQSPQAPEAVTVAGLVRYGRHPHQGLFRQWSREDETAVRAALEATGTTDLATRRLDHLSGGQRQRCWLAMVLAQETPIVLLDEPTSALDLGHAVEVLSLVREVAAAGRTVVMVLHDLASAARYADTVIAMNAGKVVANGPARDVVTAELVKELYGIDADILQAPGDGSPVVVPTMKAKAPTKAPTG, encoded by the coding sequence GTGCAACTGACCGTCGAGGCGCTCACCTCCGGCTATCCCGGCCACACGGCCGCCGTGGACGGCGTCGACCTGACCATCCCCAGCGGACAGGTCGCCGCCATCGTCGGCCCCAACGGCTGCGGAAAGTCGACGCTGCTCCGTTCCATCTCCCGGCTCCACAAGCCGAGTTCGGGCACGGTACGCGCCGGGGACGAGGACGTGTGGCAGCTCACCCAGCGCCGCGCCGCCCACCGCATCGCGCTGCTCGCCCAGTCCCCGCAGGCCCCCGAAGCGGTCACCGTCGCCGGACTCGTCCGCTACGGACGCCACCCCCACCAGGGCCTGTTCCGCCAGTGGTCGCGCGAGGACGAGACCGCCGTGCGCGCCGCCCTCGAAGCCACCGGCACCACGGACCTCGCCACGCGCCGCCTCGACCATCTCTCCGGCGGCCAGCGGCAGCGGTGCTGGCTCGCGATGGTCCTCGCCCAGGAGACACCGATCGTGCTCCTCGACGAGCCGACCAGCGCCCTGGACCTCGGGCACGCCGTCGAAGTCCTGTCCCTGGTAAGGGAAGTGGCCGCCGCGGGCCGCACCGTCGTCATGGTCCTGCACGACCTCGCGAGCGCCGCCCGCTACGCCGACACCGTCATCGCCATGAACGCGGGCAAGGTCGTCGCGAACGGCCCGGCCCGCGATGTGGTGACCGCCGAGCTGGTCAAGGAGCTGTACGGGATCGACGCGGACATCCTTCAGGCGCCGGGCGACGGCTCCCCGGTGGTCGTACCGACCATGAAGGCGAAGGCGCCTACGAAAGCGCCGACCGGCTGA
- a CDS encoding FecCD family ABC transporter permease — translation MPEAGPGSSADITPPDILPPDSTAVRVGAFSWLFPYRSALAAVGLTLLIGVVVAFATFASSTGMSFSDSLSGLLGTGDSATVMLIQDFRLPRIAVGLMVGAALGTAGCLTQTLAGNRLATPDIIGVNEGATAAVVASVVGSSTGMIGDWWLGPLGAAAAAMVVVACAGGAGSGGYRILVVGIGVSTVIGAVTDLVMSRENDNTAGGVFLWTVGSLSGRDWSVGTPLSLILLVLVPLSLVAGSRLQLLRFDDDMAATLGVNVRRVRAVTLALAVALSGVAVGIGGPIAFVALAAPVVATRLSGPTRVPVIGSALVGAALVGAADALGRVVAPVEIPVGVITSVLGGPFLLWVLFGKNSEQTGKA, via the coding sequence ATGCCCGAGGCCGGGCCCGGGTCATCGGCCGACATCACCCCGCCCGACATCCTCCCGCCCGACTCCACCGCCGTACGCGTCGGGGCCTTCTCCTGGCTCTTCCCCTACCGCAGCGCCCTCGCCGCCGTCGGGCTCACGCTGCTCATCGGGGTCGTCGTCGCGTTCGCCACCTTCGCCAGCTCCACCGGGATGAGCTTCTCCGACAGCCTCTCCGGGCTCCTCGGAACCGGCGACTCCGCCACCGTCATGCTCATCCAGGACTTCCGCCTGCCCCGGATCGCCGTGGGGCTCATGGTCGGTGCGGCGCTCGGCACCGCCGGGTGCCTGACCCAGACGCTCGCCGGGAACCGGCTCGCCACCCCCGACATCATCGGCGTCAACGAAGGCGCCACCGCGGCCGTCGTCGCCTCCGTCGTCGGCTCGTCCACCGGGATGATCGGCGACTGGTGGCTCGGGCCCCTCGGAGCCGCCGCCGCGGCCATGGTCGTCGTCGCCTGCGCGGGCGGCGCGGGCAGCGGCGGATACCGGATCCTGGTCGTCGGCATCGGCGTCTCCACCGTCATCGGCGCCGTCACCGACCTCGTCATGTCCCGCGAGAACGACAACACCGCGGGCGGCGTCTTCCTCTGGACCGTCGGCTCGCTCAGCGGCCGGGACTGGAGTGTCGGCACGCCCCTGTCCCTGATCCTGCTCGTCCTGGTCCCGCTCTCCCTCGTCGCCGGAAGCCGCCTCCAACTCCTGCGCTTCGACGACGACATGGCGGCCACCCTCGGCGTCAACGTCCGCCGCGTCCGCGCCGTGACCCTCGCGCTCGCCGTCGCCCTGTCCGGCGTGGCCGTCGGCATCGGCGGCCCCATCGCGTTCGTCGCGCTCGCCGCACCCGTCGTCGCCACCCGGCTCAGCGGACCCACCCGCGTCCCCGTCATCGGCTCGGCCCTGGTCGGCGCGGCCCTCGTGGGCGCCGCCGACGCGCTCGGCCGCGTCGTCGCCCCCGTGGAGATCCCCGTCGGCGTCATCACCAGCGTGCTTGGCGGACCCTTCCTCCTGTGGGTCCTCTTCGGCAAGAACTCCGAGCAGACCGGAAAGGCCTGA
- a CDS encoding FecCD family ABC transporter permease → MHRPTLWAAAALVVLLLSLGLLSLLVGSGSTPMGRAWDFLTGDPSARADAQIRLAVMDVRLPRTLAGVLVGVALGAAGCLLQAVTRNPLAETGLLGVNSGAALGVVIGLTYFEVTSAYGVLVWALAGGMAASAVVLLLAASGRAAGSPLRLVLAGSALGATFHGMTSYVLLGTQSTFDTYRYWTIGSLAGIKTSETYPLMPLIAAGLLIAFCCVRPLSALALGDDSARSLGHHPGRIRLIVAAAVTLLAGSAVALAGPIAFLGLLAPYAARAVTGPRMAGQLVLSALVAANVMIAADLLARIVIRPWETPVSVLLAFIGGPLLIWIARSQRMSTAGVAA, encoded by the coding sequence ATGCATCGCCCCACGCTGTGGGCGGCCGCCGCCCTCGTTGTCCTGCTCCTGTCGCTCGGCCTCCTCTCACTCCTGGTCGGGTCCGGGTCCACGCCGATGGGCCGCGCCTGGGACTTCCTCACCGGGGACCCGTCCGCGCGGGCCGACGCCCAGATACGGCTCGCCGTCATGGACGTACGCCTCCCGCGTACGCTCGCCGGCGTCCTGGTCGGTGTCGCCCTCGGCGCGGCGGGCTGCCTCCTGCAGGCCGTCACCCGCAACCCGCTCGCCGAGACGGGCCTCCTCGGGGTCAACTCGGGTGCGGCGCTCGGCGTCGTGATCGGACTCACCTACTTCGAAGTGACCTCCGCGTACGGCGTGTTGGTGTGGGCCCTGGCCGGCGGCATGGCCGCCAGTGCGGTGGTGCTGCTGCTCGCCGCGTCCGGCCGGGCCGCGGGCTCGCCGCTGCGGCTGGTCCTCGCCGGATCGGCGCTCGGAGCGACCTTCCACGGCATGACGTCGTACGTCCTGCTCGGCACGCAGTCGACCTTCGACACCTACCGCTACTGGACCATCGGTTCGCTGGCCGGCATCAAGACCTCCGAGACGTACCCCCTGATGCCGCTGATCGCGGCCGGGCTTCTGATCGCCTTCTGCTGCGTACGCCCGCTCTCCGCGCTCGCGCTCGGCGACGACAGCGCACGCTCGCTCGGCCACCACCCGGGGCGCATCCGCCTGATCGTCGCCGCGGCGGTGACACTCCTCGCGGGCTCCGCGGTCGCCCTCGCGGGCCCCATCGCCTTCCTCGGCCTCCTCGCCCCGTACGCCGCCCGAGCGGTCACAGGCCCCCGGATGGCGGGCCAGTTGGTGCTCTCCGCGCTGGTCGCCGCGAACGTGATGATCGCCGCCGACCTGCTCGCCAGGATCGTGATCCGCCCCTGGGAGACCCCGGTCAGCGTGCTCCTCGCCTTCATCGGCGGACCGTTGCTGATCTGGATCGCCCGGTCGCAGCGGATGTCCACGGCGGGGGTCGCCGCGTGA
- a CDS encoding ABC transporter substrate-binding protein: MENTDMSSNHSPRTRLTAVAALTLASALTLSACGSDSSDDSDSSSNAKNAAAVTVTDASGAEVKVPANPKKVIALSEMDLDSSLALKVKPVGLSAGRGQKGAPEYLADQAKGIPVVGAVTGPDVEKVLQAKPDVILAGQLADQQVLKQLKGIAPTVVTIDRTKDWKKSLEITGKVLGKSDEASAFLKDYDTKAADVKKNLGDNAGASVSVARYSAKGTAVMQQGVFISDVLKDLGFKRPGIQNKKGEGHSTPLSDEDLKQIDADWLFIGTLGSTGPDAGLFKELKGKAAYKQLDAVKKNHTTEIDGSKWTSLGGAQAAVSVLEDVEKAMGK; this comes from the coding sequence ATGGAGAACACGGACATGTCCTCGAACCACTCCCCGCGCACCCGGCTGACCGCGGTCGCGGCCCTCACTCTGGCCTCCGCGCTCACCCTCTCCGCCTGCGGTTCGGACTCGTCCGACGACTCCGACTCCAGCAGCAATGCCAAAAACGCCGCGGCCGTCACCGTCACCGACGCCTCCGGTGCGGAGGTGAAGGTTCCGGCCAACCCCAAGAAGGTCATCGCGCTGAGCGAGATGGACCTGGACTCGTCCCTCGCCCTGAAGGTCAAGCCCGTCGGCCTCTCCGCGGGCAGAGGCCAGAAGGGCGCCCCCGAGTACCTGGCCGACCAGGCCAAGGGCATCCCGGTCGTCGGCGCGGTGACCGGTCCCGACGTGGAGAAGGTCCTGCAGGCCAAGCCGGACGTCATTCTCGCCGGGCAGCTCGCCGACCAGCAGGTCCTCAAGCAGCTCAAGGGGATAGCCCCGACGGTCGTGACGATCGACCGGACCAAGGACTGGAAGAAGTCCCTGGAGATCACCGGCAAGGTCCTTGGCAAGTCCGACGAGGCGAGCGCGTTCCTCAAGGACTACGACACGAAGGCCGCCGACGTGAAGAAGAACCTCGGCGACAACGCGGGCGCGAGCGTCTCCGTGGCGCGCTACTCCGCCAAGGGCACCGCCGTCATGCAGCAGGGCGTGTTCATCTCCGACGTCCTGAAGGACCTCGGCTTCAAGCGGCCCGGCATCCAGAACAAGAAGGGCGAGGGCCACTCGACGCCGCTCAGCGACGAGGACCTCAAGCAGATCGACGCCGACTGGCTGTTCATCGGCACCCTCGGCTCCACCGGTCCGGACGCCGGCCTCTTCAAGGAACTGAAGGGCAAGGCCGCCTACAAGCAGCTCGACGCGGTCAAGAAGAACCACACCACCGAGATCGACGGATCGAAGTGGACCAGCCTGGGCGGCGCGCAGGCCGCCGTCTCCGTCCTGGAGGACGTCGAGAAGGCGATGGGCAAGTGA
- a CDS encoding 2,3-dihydro-2,3-dihydroxybenzoate dehydrogenase: protein MTSGITGPELAGRVALVTGAGRGIGQAVAHALAERGARVVAADRSPDVKEQTDAEERTEGGRITGMVLDVTDSAAVDAAFEEVERTAGPLDILVNVAGILRPAPVVELTDTDWAETFAVNTNGVFHTSRAAARRMSARGRGSIVTVGSNAAGVPRTQMAAYAASKAAATMFTKCLGLEVARDGVRCNVVSPGSTHTDMQRQLWTGDHEQAAARVIDGDPDSYRVGIPLGRIADPSDIADAVAFLVSDRARHITLHDLYVDGGATLRA, encoded by the coding sequence GTGACCTCCGGCATAACCGGCCCGGAGCTCGCGGGACGGGTGGCCCTGGTCACCGGCGCGGGCCGCGGCATCGGACAGGCCGTGGCCCACGCGCTCGCCGAGCGCGGCGCGCGGGTCGTGGCCGCCGACCGGTCGCCCGACGTCAAGGAGCAGACGGACGCCGAGGAGCGGACGGAGGGCGGCCGGATCACCGGCATGGTCCTCGACGTCACCGACTCGGCGGCCGTGGACGCGGCGTTCGAGGAAGTCGAGCGCACCGCCGGGCCGTTGGACATCCTCGTGAACGTGGCGGGCATCCTCAGGCCCGCCCCGGTCGTCGAACTCACCGACACCGACTGGGCGGAGACCTTCGCCGTCAACACGAACGGCGTCTTCCACACCTCGCGCGCGGCGGCCCGCCGCATGAGCGCGCGGGGCAGGGGCTCCATCGTGACGGTCGGCTCGAACGCCGCCGGGGTGCCGCGCACCCAGATGGCCGCGTACGCCGCGTCCAAGGCCGCGGCCACGATGTTCACCAAATGCCTCGGCCTCGAGGTCGCCCGCGACGGCGTGCGCTGCAACGTCGTGTCGCCGGGTTCCACCCACACCGACATGCAGCGGCAGTTGTGGACGGGCGACCACGAGCAGGCCGCGGCCCGCGTCATCGACGGCGACCCGGACTCGTACCGGGTCGGCATTCCGCTCGGCCGGATCGCCGACCCCTCCGACATCGCCGACGCGGTCGCCTTCCTGGTCTCCGACCGGGCCCGGCACATCACCCTGCACGACCTGTACGTGGACGGCGGCGCCACCCTGCGCGCCTGA
- the dhbC gene encoding isochorismate synthase DhbC has protein sequence MTPPNDVVAAAAPTTPGAVGAATALLDAYRPGDTRFFASPTRTLLAHGTAAEVPHDERPLTERVAATLDAQQRAGNQAPVVVGSIPFDPAEPAVLAVPEAARWAPALRTDPLVALPTPPPASAGGWRVREVPSGEEYAASVEAAVARMKSGEFDKVVLARTLELSTDSPLDLPAMLQRLARRDPLGYSFAVPSGEGRTLLGASPELLVSRHGNRLTANPLAGSTPRSADLAEDVRRAAALLESAKDLHEHAVVVDAVHKALAPFCTDLDVPERPTLVRTATMWHLSTTVTGELAEPATSALELATALHPTPAVCGTPTGHARDVIGGLEPFGRGHYTGMVGWSDARGDGEWVVTIRCAEAEETRGGGGRLRLFAGAGVVADSSPEAERAETGAKFRTFLDAVGVDR, from the coding sequence GTGACACCCCCCAACGACGTGGTCGCAGCCGCCGCCCCCACCACCCCCGGGGCCGTCGGCGCCGCGACCGCGCTGCTCGACGCCTACCGACCCGGCGACACCCGGTTCTTCGCGTCGCCCACCCGCACCCTCCTCGCCCACGGCACGGCCGCCGAAGTCCCGCACGACGAGCGGCCGTTGACGGAGCGGGTCGCCGCCACTCTCGACGCGCAGCAGCGCGCGGGCAACCAGGCCCCGGTAGTGGTGGGCTCCATACCGTTCGACCCGGCCGAGCCCGCCGTGCTCGCCGTGCCCGAAGCGGCGCGCTGGGCGCCCGCACTGCGCACCGACCCGCTCGTGGCGCTGCCCACCCCGCCGCCCGCCTCGGCAGGCGGCTGGCGGGTGCGGGAGGTGCCCTCCGGTGAGGAGTACGCCGCGTCGGTCGAAGCCGCCGTGGCGCGCATGAAGAGCGGCGAGTTCGACAAGGTCGTCCTCGCCCGCACCCTGGAGCTGTCCACGGACAGCCCGCTCGACCTGCCCGCGATGCTCCAGCGCCTGGCCCGCCGTGACCCGCTCGGCTACTCCTTCGCCGTGCCGTCGGGCGAGGGCCGCACCCTTCTCGGCGCGAGCCCGGAGCTGCTCGTCTCCCGGCACGGCAATCGCCTGACCGCCAACCCCCTGGCCGGTTCGACGCCCCGCTCGGCGGATCTCGCCGAGGACGTGCGCCGGGCCGCCGCGCTGCTCGAATCGGCGAAGGACCTGCACGAGCACGCCGTCGTCGTGGACGCCGTGCACAAGGCGCTCGCCCCCTTCTGCACCGACCTGGACGTGCCGGAGCGGCCCACCCTGGTCCGCACCGCGACCATGTGGCACCTGTCGACGACCGTCACCGGTGAGCTGGCCGAACCCGCCACCTCCGCGCTGGAACTGGCGACGGCCCTGCACCCGACTCCGGCCGTCTGCGGTACCCCTACCGGGCACGCCCGTGACGTGATCGGCGGTCTTGAGCCCTTCGGCCGCGGGCACTACACCGGCATGGTGGGCTGGAGCGACGCGCGCGGCGACGGCGAGTGGGTCGTCACGATCCGCTGCGCGGAGGCCGAGGAGACGCGGGGCGGCGGCGGACGGCTGCGGCTGTTCGCGGGCGCGGGCGTCGTGGCCGACTCGTCGCCGGAGGCCGAACGCGCCGAGACAGGCGCCAAGTTCCGTACGTTCCTGGACGCGGTGGGAGTCGACCGATGA